Within Telopea speciosissima isolate NSW1024214 ecotype Mountain lineage chromosome 8, Tspe_v1, whole genome shotgun sequence, the genomic segment TATCCTTGACATACTGAAGCCACTACTATTTTTGGTATCAAACCTATAGTGATTCATACAAGCTAAATTTTCTAATCGATAATTGGGCCaaagtgaatatatatatatatatatatatagagagagagagagagagagagaaatggaatTCATAATGTATATaaaacacatacacacacacacacacacatatgtatatatatatatatatataaagagagagagagagaaagaatcttgttgtaatcaagaaaaagaaattgtaacctcatttttttgcccttttagtatatTACACTTCTTTTTTCCATGAGGGTAAATCctcatttcacatggacaatgaCAGCTTTTGAAATTGATATAATGACAAGTCACTATCAACTTATTTTGAGAACCTTTCTTTACCCCTgacttaaataacttttgggaataagacgaGGGGCAATCCAAAGAAGGTTACAGCTTCCAACTTCACcaccttggtgacaacaaggtgcacctatatatatatacatctaTAAACATGTACATGTAAACATCTTGTATGGTACAATAATAAAGTCAGAATTGAACCAGAGTAGTCAGTCCAATAATCCAATCTCTACGTCAGTTTTCAGTCTTCGGACTTTCCTTGAAAGAACATGACACCACTTCAGCAAGTATAGTTTTGTGAAAGATTTCACTTAATCTGTCTGAACTTGTGtcctatttttttccttctccaatTCTAAAATGGTTGAACAAGTGGTGAGAATGGATATTCAACAGGATGTAGTTGAATGGTGAAACAGGATTCATGCAGccaacctcatttagttggtataaaggcttagttgagttgaatcCAATTCTAAATTGGTTCTATATTACAGTAACTGATTTCTTAGTAATCTCTGACCAttactgtgcactctcccataGTCTGGATTttttaaagctttattttgccagTTGGCAAACTCTGTTTGGGCTAaaatttgatatgtatgcaGGGGACCTAAGTCTAcctgtccataaaatttggacCCCATTCCAGCTGCCACGTGGCAGATATTTGGTTGTGTAATACTATaacaatagtaaaaaaaaaaaaattattaaaaactgTAACAATAACATATGACAAATGGCATAAAAATaatattgaaaagaaaataaacagtaTGGGATTAGATTTGTTTCGTATAGTTAGGCTCCGAATGGAGTGTTTATTGGGCCTACAGGCAAGTGGGCTCAGCTGCATAACATACAACAGTTACCTAAATCACTGATTAGAAGCGACATATTCTTGATAAAACACCTGTGTATCACTGACAGCAGTTCTTTTAACTGAACCAAGCACGaatctatttaccaaaaaaaaaaagaagcacgAATCTGACCAATGATAATGGATTCTAATGAGGAGATCTATTCATAAGAAATATAGTAGTTAACAAGAAACCTTACCATTTCTGGCCTTCTCCCTTTGCCTACAAATACAGTGGACAATGTGTCAGATAGCCTATTTTAATTTAGGAAATATGAGCAGTAAATTAGTTAATCCATAATTCCAACATGAATTAATCCTACCtcaattttttcaatttcttcagTGATTATGGACAATCCGTAGTCACTCAGCTTTGCAATCCGATGCTCATCTAGCAAGATATTATTTGTCTTCAGTTGGTTGTTAAGGAAGCCAGGGATCATGCCAGTATGTAGGAAGTGTACAGCCTTGGCAACACCAATAAGAACTGCCAATCTCTCTGACCATTTAAGACCCTTCTCCGGACTATCCTCTGCATGAGAGAATGAAGCTACATTACAGATATGGCCAATATATAAAACAAAACTATATGAAAAGAAGATCAGGGAATTCATTGATTGATTCACTCGGATTGATGTTTATAAAACCAAGACAGGGGGAGAAACATTATTGCAAGGCAATGTAGTCCATAGTTGATAGTCAGATATAATCCCATCCAACAGTCCATACCAAAGAGAGATAGCTCCTACCCTACATTCTGACTATTTGGTTTTGACAGTACAAACAATTTGACTATCTGGTGttagggcgtacccagtgcacgaggctcccacaattgcggggtctggggagggtcaatagtgtatgcagccttacccccatttTATGGAGTtactgtttccagagactcaaacccgtgaccacttcatcacaatggagcaaccttaccgttgcaccaaggtccaccctcaatTTGACTATCTGGTGTCAATGCTTCATAAACCAGTGAAGCCCCGTTTGTTTAGCGGAATAGTTTGCACAGGGTGGGAAAGTTGTGGTAAAATGCTGACATGGCATTACAAAAATCCCACCCCAGGCTGTTTGTTTACAAGGGGGTGGGAATGTTGAGATAATGGAGGGAACATAATTATTACCATTGTCTGCTGACATGGCATTGCAAATCCCATAATTTTCCCACCCCTCGGCTTTACAAAGTCCCACGAAATACGTGGAATTTTGCAACTTTCCCATGGAATGCTACAGTAATCCATCAACTCTTTACTTTACCAAACACATGGGACCCACCCGTCAGTAATCCCACAACTCTCCCACCTCATaaacccctctaaacaaacggggcctgaATGTTTTGATGGAGAAAAGGATCATGTTACTTGACATTGATATGCTCGTAACCATTGTGGTTCGCAGTCCAAACAGTTAAACAGTCAGGTCCATTCATTTTCTAGAACACTCATTAGAATAGAAATTAAATTATCATTGTCATTTATAAATGTAATATCTATACATGATTTACAAGTCAAATcaactccctccccccccccccccaaaaaaaaaaaaaaataaaataaaaatattagtaTCATCCAAGAGTCAAGACATAGTCAGATGATCAACACCATCTGACCTACAAATTTTCTAGCAAACTGTCATGATTTTTCTGATCATACAACATGAGGCTAGCAGAGgatatttataaatttataaccAATAAATATAGTTGACATTTGACCAAAAAGAGATCTGAGTTGTGACCAATGAAATGGATGCTTCTCTATTATTTAACCCAATGAACTGACAACATGCTTGTAGATTGTACCAAACCATCCATTAGATCCAGATTCTCAATTGACCCAAAGAGAATATTTATTCAATGTTCTCCCCAACACAAAACTGACCTGAGAGATGAGTACGGAAATTTCCATTGGGCACATACTCATAAACAAGAAAGACTCTGTGGACATTGGAATCATTTTGTCCGCCAGTATCAATGCAGTGACCCAAAAGGCAAACTAAATATGGGTTTCGAAGCTTTGAAAGTAAATCCAATCGAAGTTTAAGGTTTCGAATTGAGTATTTCTTGAACAGTGCCAAACATCGTACAGCAACACAGTTCCCATTCTCCAATTTTCCTTTGTAGAGCTGGAAAAGAAAGACAAGACAGAAAGACGAGTTATTGTGGGATAGACTTGAGAACTAAACTGGATAAAAAGCCACATCAGATTGTAAATTTTGGAGTGGGAAAGTATTTTCGAGATGCAATTATAAATTCTTATCATTTTCTTCTCTGAAGGAAGAATTTAACTAAAAATCTGGAATACGTCTGGGGGGAGGGGAGACTACATGATTTGCAGTGACCACACAAGTTCACTAGGAAGATGACCTAAAATTTGGCAACCACAGTTCAGTTCAAAGGCAAAGTTTACAAATTGTCAACTCCCTGGTATCCCTCTTGATACCTGTGCCAAATTTAGATGATCCAGTATTACTAAGCAGCCCCATCATCAAAGAAGAGGGTGGATAAACTGGAGACACATCTTATTGATCTGAGCATAATAACAGCTGATTGGAATCACTTCTGAACCCCACTTTCTGAAGTCCTTGTTGCCGGCAATGTCTGGGCCATGCTGCACCGGATCAGGACAAACCATTTGATGCAATTTCAGGTATATTTACACATTTCTACACAAGTTGAtggtttttaccattttaaggAATAACCAATATCTTAGATCACTACAACAAGCTTCACAAGTTCATAGTAGAATAATGAAGAGAAGGAAGCCATAAATGGGAGGTACAATTAATTGAATGATACATGAGTACTTGCCTAGATAACTCCAACAAGCTACGACatattataaaaacaaaaatacacgTAAGTCCAAAGTAGGAACAGTACCACAAGATCAATTCAAAAGATTGGAAGCGAAGGAGAATGTATTCAATCCCAAaacatctttttattttctttcctctgcTCATTATTATTTACCAATTGTTTTAGCATCCATGTTACTGCTCATATTAAACTTGCCAAGGCATTATCAGCATCTATATAATACATCTTCTattacaactcaactcaaccttatcccaacgaACATATCTTCTCTAACAagaatcaaatattttatcTAATGCTTGTCTATCCGCCAAAAAAATCCTATAATGCTCCAGAAAATGTTTTTTAAGTTTTAGTTGATACCTTCCCCGTTGAGCCTTCACCCATAAATGTTGATTGATCAAAGTTGTTTGTGGCTTCCTTCAACTCTTCTATAGAAAACAACCGACATGGGAGGCCCTGAGTCCCAAGTTTGGTAGCTTGAGAAATAAACCCTGAagaaaaggaacagaaaagaataCTCACCATAGCTGAATGAAGTCCTAAGAATGATGCAAAGAACTTCACATGAAGCTTCCTTTCAAATGCTGAAACACAAGATTAACAAGGTGTACAGATGAGCTACTTACTTGCATTTGCAAGGATCTCAGATGAGAATCCTGAAGCCGAGTTATCTGGCAATGCCTTTGGCAATAAATTCTGCTCTGATGTCCCTCGCAGACAATATCTTTTAAAGAAAGCAAGGAAGCCATAGCCCAGAAGTATCATGACAATAACAACTCCTCCAATAACAGCAATTAATATTCCAATGTCTTTACTTACAGACTGCCTACTCTTTTTCTGGATTTCTTTGCAATAGGACTTTTGGTGCTGATGTTGTGGATCAACAGACAAGCAATTCCCACCAAACTTGACAACTCTGCTATCAGATGGAGAGTTAAGGCAAGACGGCAATCCACCTGTTAACCTATTAGTAGAAATGTCAACAAACCCAAGTACGCTGCCACAACTTAGGTGGTAGGGAAGTGACCCGCTCAGCCTGTTAGATGCCAAATTCAAATAACTGATATTTGGCAAAGAGAACAGTCTTATAGGAGGTGTACCTTGTAGCAAATTGAATGATAGATCAAGGTGCTGAAGCTGAACTAGTTCGTCAAAATGTAAGGGAATTTCACCTGAGAAGGAATTCTTGCTTAGAAGAACCGTGACCAATGGTTTAGGCAAGACAGGTAGTTCTGAATCCAACTGGTTCTCCCGCAAATCCAATACATGCAGGTTGGTTAAGCTATCCATATCAGGTAATTTGCCAGAAATATTATTCTGAGATAAAGCAAGAACAGTGAGTGCCTTGATTCCGCAAATTGAAGGAGGAAAGGTACCCTTCAACATGTTCCCCTTCAAACTCAAAAATGTCAGGTTTGATAAGGAATCGAGCCAATCAGGGACAGTATCATTGAAGAAATTTCCATCTAGTGTCAACGTCTGAAGCCCTTCCATGGTAGAAATCTTAGGAGGAATTGAACCAAACAGAAAATTCGAGCTCAAGTCCAGAAGTTCAAGTGAGTATAGCCGGTGGATTTTGTCAGGTAGAGGACCCCAAATCCCCAAAGACACCAAGCTAAGAACTCTCAGGTTGGTTAACCTTGACAGGGTCGTGACCAAAGAATCGATGGAGAAACCTGCTGATAGAGTCTGGTTTGGAACTGCAAATCCGTCGAATTTACTAACCTTGGCGGGCTTGTCACCCATAATTTTCAGCTCCGTGAGAGAGTTGTCTTCGCATGAAATGGTTAACTGTGGAGACGAAGGTGAGTAGCAAATGTCTTCACTGTACTGGTTCAAAACTTCCATCGATTTTGGGTATTCCAATTGTTTTCTTAGCTGCAACATGACTTGGGTTTGAGAGGATTGTAATTGATGGGTAATGGGAATGAAGAAAAACAATGaaacaaataacagaagaaaaaagCCTGAAGAtcccattgaagaagaagaagaagagcaggcAGCAGTAACGACAACGGATTTGGGGTTGTTTTACAGTTCAGGAAGAACACATTGAGATAGCTCAAAGTAAAGCAACAATATGCAAGAAATTAAAACATGAAGAGGGATTCTCCATGTTGGATTTTGAGAAGTTCAGAATGAACAGGAAGGGTTACAGAAAGATGAGGACAATTTAAGTATTCTGTGAGGCTGACCAAAGACCGAGGAAGGACTACTCAAAATAGCACCAGAAGAGAAGGACCAAGTACGATTTGTGGAATGGTTTTCGCCTTATATGAAGGGTTTCATGAGTTCCAGGGAAAACTCGAAGAAGGAACTGCAGGCTTTTAAGAGCAAAATATCTTACGCTACGGATATCTAATTAAGTACCACAGGAAGCATGGAACAGTTAAAGAGAAATGGCAGACGTACGTTCCAGAACAGAGCCACGAGCTCTTTTATGACAATGTAGTTACTGGGTTTTCATGTCTTCTAAAGGAAAACATTACATGcagaaaaaagaagatacaGAAGAAACGGACTAAAGCTTGCCTTGGATGGCTTACAGAGCATGTTTCTCCGGAAATGTATTGTGTTGTAAGCAAGTTAATGAAAACCcaataaggagaagagagagtgagagacagAGGACAAGCCCAATAATGCAGTGCAAGTTGCCCTTTGAAGAAGAAATCCTGCCTTTTCAGCACGGAAGAGAAGTAGAGAGGTGACCatgaaagggaaaggaaaaaaaattgaggtCAGGAAAAGAAGTAACTGACGTTCTTTAGGCATTTACTGCTGCCCTGCCAACCAACCACATGACCACCTCAGCCCTCCAACATTAAATGCGAAATAGCAGAGAAGAACCAGAAGAACATCAAAGAGAGTAGTACTCACTCTCAAATCTCAACCTCCCACTCTCTCTGTTCCGGTCTTCTGCTCCTCTGTCTCTTGCCCTGTGATTGGAAGATTTAacgaagaatagaagaagattgagagagGATGAGATGAGACATGGGAGCCCACAACCCCAGTGGACAGTTCAGTACGATCCAATAACGGAAAACTAATATCCAGAAAATGAGTCCGTTGTCTTTGCTTTAGATCCAGAAAATGCCCCTCCTTCATGGGTTCAATTACAGAACTGCCTTTAACTGATTTTCTATCGATCGGTTAAGTATCGTATCAGCCGAGACCAACATGTAGCCGAAACtgagaatcagaatcagatcgCCCCAGTACTATTTCTGATTCTGGCCACTTGGGTCGATggatttatacttgatttttAGGGTTCAAGCCAGCAATCCCGGCTGGTTCCAGTTCGAGTGAGAGTAATCAGCAAATAAGCATAGATACAAGGGTTTTAAAGTGTAGGAAAAATTgttccgtttttttttttttcacacttTAAAACCCTTATATCTATGCTTATTTTCTGATTACTCTCACTTGAACCGGAACCAGCCGGGATTAAGGTCTTGTGATCAAATCATATCTTCACCCTTCTTCTAATATTCCAAGCCTCCAAAGGTGTCAATTGATCGATACTGGTTTCGATCTGGTTTGATTTCGATGTTACAtataaatatttcaaaaaaaaaaacggttATGGTTTTTTACTGGTTTATTatcggtttgattttggattCAATTTGCTTTTCAATTTCAATCTGGTCATTCAGCTAGTCCGAtcgattcagttttttttatgAGTCTTcaaaaacctaaaccaaaaccACCCAATAAGAGTTTGGTCCGGTTTTGTTCAATCATTTTTCATCAATCCAACCGGTTCAAATTAAGGGTATTTACAATAAGACACTAGAGGTTTATGGATTTGAATTGAGTCCCAACCTTAACCACTCTCCTCTGTAAGCTGGGTATTAATAAACATATAGAGCATATAGGATCCTTTTGCTCCCTCCAATGTAATTTAGAGATTACTTTAAAGATCCTAACTTAAAAAAAGGACCTGACCTGACAATATTAAAATGTAAATCCAATCCAAATGGGAGGGCTATATGGGAATTCAATTATATATCTTTAAAACTTGAGTCTACATCAAGTCTGGTCCACAACATGGCAGGCTGTCTCAAGTTTGAAAACCCATGTTATGTTAAGAATCCCAATGGGGTGAGGtggaggataaaaaaaaaaacaaaaagagaaatgcTGTTACCTAAAAAAATAGAGACATGCAAAAATAGCTCTTGGAATTATATAATTTGGATTTGGCACCTCCCTGGACCCTTCAAGGATTAAAAGCACTTACTTGTCACTCTCATTATCAATTTATCATTCACATACATACCAAAGTCAATTAAAATCAGAGTGTGCTTTGTGTAGGACCCCAAATTTGTATCACTCTCTTTAAAAGGTATGTATAATTGATGAATGATGaggtctctcactctctctttctggggtcAAGCAAGCTTTTTTATGCAATTGCCATTGAATGTAAATGCAGAGTTAAGGCTTATTATCTTATTTTGAGAATAAatggaaggaaaaggaaagagggT encodes:
- the LOC122670718 gene encoding probable inactive leucine-rich repeat receptor-like protein kinase At3g03770; this translates as MGSSGFFLLLFVSLFFFIPITHQLQSSQTQVMLQLRKQLEYPKSMEVLNQYSEDICYSPSSPQLTISCEDNSLTELKIMGDKPAKVSKFDGFAVPNQTLSAGFSIDSLVTTLSRLTNLRVLSLVSLGIWGPLPDKIHRLYSLELLDLSSNFLFGSIPPKISTMEGLQTLTLDGNFFNDTVPDWLDSLSNLTFLSLKGNMLKGTFPPSICGIKALTVLALSQNNISGKLPDMDSLTNLHVLDLRENQLDSELPVLPKPLVTVLLSKNSFSGEIPLHFDELVQLQHLDLSFNLLQGTPPIRLFSLPNISYLNLASNRLSGSLPYHLSCGSVLGFVDISTNRLTGGLPSCLNSPSDSRVVKFGGNCLSVDPQHQHQKSYCKEIQKKSRQSVSKDIGILIAVIGGVVIVMILLGYGFLAFFKRYCLRGTSEQNLLPKALPDNSASGFSSEILANARFISQATKLGTQGLPCRLFSIEELKEATNNFDQSTFMGEGSTGKLYKGKLENGNCVAVRCLALFKKYSIRNLKLRLDLLSKLRNPYLVCLLGHCIDTGGQNDSNVHRVFLVYEYVPNGNFRTHLSEDSPEKGLKWSERLAVLIGVAKAVHFLHTGMIPGFLNNQLKTNNILLDEHRIAKLSDYGLSIITEEIEKIEAKGEGQKWQITKSHDDVYCFGFILLEALVGPSVSGRGEAFLLNEMASFGSQDGRRRIVDPIVLTTCSQESLSIVISITNKCISPESSRPSFEDVLWNLQYAAQVQATTDGEQK